GAACGCAACAAGTTGCCTTGAAATTTTACGTTTTctcaacaattatttttttacagtgtggttaAGTAATAATTTTGACATAAAAGTCGAATTTATAACAAAAAAACTCTCACCTCGTAATTTCTCGTTTTATATTCGACATAATTATTATAtaccataattattattatttttttcttattatataacatatataattgTTGCTCAGAAAATCATGACAAATTGTTCCAATAAAGGCCAAACTCAAAGTGCcggttttttcctctctcttttttttttttttttgtagctaaTACACAGACTATCATCATTCTCATCATCTTTCGTGCTGTTCATAGACTGTAGGTGCTGTTGAAGTCGCGCACAAGTATCATAAAACTACAGTAACCAGAAGTCTGTGCGGCGTGCGTCGACTCCCACCGGTACGTCACATCATGAGTGTGCTGGGATAAAGAGGCTTCATATGGGGATTTAAACCGATTTAAACTGATGTCTCCTGTTTAGACGAGCACAGAGGAAGCGAGGAATTAAATGCGCAGTCTCATAGTCGACCTCTATAGACTCTGTACTAAGCCAGCTGTGTTTTTCATATCGGCTGTTCATATACAATCATAGGAACAGAAGAAGCTAATGTAGACTGTTAGCTGCGAGAATTCAGAAGCCGAATCGTTCAAGAGTCACACCCTTGTGTTCACTGTCCTCCTCCGGCCACGCGGTCGCGGGTACAGATGCGCGGCCCCGCTTCTGGGACCGGATTACAGCGGGACTCTTCCCTGCAAAGATCTCGGTGCTGAAACAACTAAGACCCATCAAGAAAGTCATGTATGTCCGGTTTCAGTCTACTTTGTTAGAAGACAGATAACGTTAGTCGACTAGCTAGTGTGTGGTCATCATCACTGCTCTGTGCTCTTAGCAGAAGACTATGAGTTCACCGATGTACACGTTTGTTTTGAGAGATGACAACAGTTCTGTGTATGCCGAGGTCGCCAAGATCCTCATCTCTACTGGGAAATGGAAACGACTGAAGAAGGACAATCCTCGGTTCAATTTAATGCTGGGAGAGAGAAATCGGCTGCCTTTCGGACGGCTGGGTAAAGGGTTTCAACAGCTGCATATTAAACACACATTGCCATCTCGTAATAATCATATGTTTTATAATTCCATGCATTTTACATGTTGTAGTATGCATTGAAAGTTAGGAGTTTCAGAAAGTTATAATGCATCTAACCTATGCACAATTTcagtaaatcatgttttttttttttttttttttggagattaTGGATCGTACAAGCTGTTAAACTTAtgataatgaatgaatgatgaaacGGTGCATGTGTGCAGCAATGCAATAATTATCaattattaataactgagcacTGAAAACAGGACACAGCCATGCTGATCACAAAGATTTAGCTCTATAATGCATTCTTGTGGATCTGTATCTGTGTAGTAATATATAATCAGGTTGACATCAACTTTTGATGaaaaatgttgacgagcacaaggctggagatcattatgtcaggctgattgggttagaatggcagacttaacatgttaaaaggagggggatgcttgaaatcattgttcttccattgttaaccatggtgacctgcaaagaaacgcgtgcagccatcattgcgttgcataaaaatggcttcacaggcaaggatattgtggctactaagattgcacccaaATCAACTATTTATAGGATCATCTAGAATtttaaggaaagaggttcaattcttgtaaagaaggcttcagggcgtccaagaaagtccaacaAGCGCCAGGATTGTCTCCTGGTTCAGAGGTTCAAAGAggttcagctgcgggatcggagtgccaccagtgcagagcttgctcaggaatggcagcaggcaggtgtgagcgcatctgcacgcacagtgaggccaagacttttggaagatggcctggtgtcaagaagggcagcaaagaagccacttctctccaaaaaaaaacatcagggacagattgatcttctgcagaaagcatagtgaatggactgctgaggactggggcaaaatcatattctccgatgaagcccctttccgattgtttggggcatctggaaaaaggcttgtccggagaagaaaaggtaagtgctaccatcagtcctgtgtcatgccaacagtaaagcatcctgacaccattcatgtgtggggttgcttctcatccaagggagtcggctcactcacaattctgcccaaaaacacagccatgaataaagaatggtaccaaaacaccctccaacagcaacttcttccaacaatccaacaacagtttggtaaagaacaatgcattttccagcacgatggagcaccgtgccataaggcaaaagtgataactaagtggctcggggaccagaatgttgaaaatttgggtccatggcctggaaactccccagatcttaatcctattgagaacttgtggtcaatcctcaagaggtggttGGACagacaaaaacccactaattctgacaaactccaagaagtgattatgaaagaatgggtttctatcagtcaggatttggcccagaagttgattgagagcatgtccagtcgaattgcagaggtcctgaaaaagaagggccaacactgcaaatactgactctttgcataaatgtcatgaaattgtcgataaaagcctttgaaacgtatgaagtatttgtaattatatttcagtacatcacagaaacaactgaaacaaagatctaaaagcagtttagcagcaaactatttgaaaactaatatttatgtaattctcaaaacttttggccacgactatacATTCACACGCACTATCGGCCCAAGTGTTGAAATAATACAAGTTAgtaatgtttgtatttattattctattttttataGTCTCTTTTGTTCCCCAAGGCATTGTGCAttgatttggtcaaaaatacagaaaagcaGCATTATTGttgaaatgttattacagttcaaaataactttttattgtaagaattacgatattttaaaatgcaatttatctctctgatcaaagctgtattttcagcatcattacttcggtcttcaatgtcacatgatccttcagaaatcatcataatatgctgatttactgctcaagaaacatttcttactgttattttattatttcattgtaATCGTTGAAATTTGTGCTTTTAGCTGCAGGACGCTGTGATCAAGACATTTCTTGTGTCCTCTACAGGTCATGAACCAGGACTGATGCAGTTGGTGAATTATTATAGAGGAGCTGATAAACTGTGTCGCAAAGCATCACTGGTCAAGTATGTGCTTTATTTAAACATATCAGGTCAGATTTACTCTATAACCACAAGTGACTTCAATGAGAGTTTTAAAATGATCTTCGGAATGATACTGTTCAGTTAATGCTTGCTTAAGTAAATAATGTCTTCAAATCACACTAATTTCCTTTTTGCCATGTCACTGAGTTTGAAACTGCAGTTCTTAAGTTGTGAATTATGTTTAAATAAGCATGTTTGATGTTTAGGATTGTCAAGACCAGTCCAGAGTTAAAGGACTCCTGTAACTGGTTCCCGGAGTCTTACATCATATACCCAACCAACCTCAACACCCCAGTGGCCCCGGCCTCCAATGGCATCTGCCACATGAAGAGCAACCCAAAGACAGATGAGCGAGAGGTCTTCTTGGCTTCTTATAACTCCAGAAAGGAAAGCGGAGAGGGAACGGTGTGGATCGCCAAATCCTCAGCAGGTGCAAAAGGTACGTATCTCCATCGGTCCAAAATGGCAGGTTAAAAGAAGTGCAGTTTGGCTGCATCATTTAATAGTATGAGATTGTTCCTCACTTTGTTCAGGTGCAGGTATATTGATATCTCATGATGCAAATGAGTTGCTTGAGTTCATCGATAATCAAGGCCAAGTGCATGTCATTCAGAAATATCTGGAAAAACCGCTGCTGTTAGAGCCGGGACATCGCAAATTTGATATAAGGTAAGATGATACTTATAATCCTTTGTGCAGAACATTTTTGATTTGATTACAGAAAAGCATAGAATTGCAATGCCCCATTCTAATGAAGTCAAAGCACTTCTAAAGTCAGTTGGTATTCTGTCTGGCTGTCTTGTCTGCAGGAGTTGGGTGCTTGTAGACCATCAGTATAATATCTACTTGTACCGTGAGGGAGTGTTGAGGACGTCTTCTGAGCCCTACAACAGCTCAGATCTGCAGGACATGACCAGTCACCTGACCAATCACTGCATCCAGGAGGAGCATTCGCAGAACTACGGACGCTACGAGGAGGGCAACGAGATGTTCTTTGATGAGTTCAGACAGTACCTGTTGACCACACAcagtgttgccatggaaacatcgATTTTACCTCAGATCAAGCATATCATCAGGTGCGCCTTCACCGAAAAAGTTTTGTTTTCAAATCGGATTGCATGTGTGCCTGCAAATGAGTTATACAAGTAGAAAATGGCATAACTGTTTTTGTGTTCGAGATGTATACGGTGGAGTCCAAAAGTTTGAGaacgtactttttttttttttcttctttttttttttttacagttgaatttttcaagtgtttttttttctctcctcaaatcagtattttagtattacattgtatattgttatagtatttattcatactttgaattggcttttatttttagattattcATGTGCATTTAACTTTGAGTCATTTTGAtatgtgcttttgttatttatatatatatatatatatatatatatatatatatatatataattttttttttttttttctttttctttatttcatctgtatttcaattaacaaaactattttaatagttaACCACTCTGTTGCTAATTAAATTACAGCTaacatgtttaagttttttttttttttttcacaagtttttttctgaaaatcagATGTTTGTACAAAGAATTAATGATCTTGAATTAGTGCAGAATCTTGAATATTTCTAACTAATTTTATGTTGTCAGTTCTTGAATAAAACCTACACTGTTTGACATttgacatatttttacatttctaatgAAAAATATAGCTTTTTCACTCCGATTTTTGCAACCCACTATATTCTGACAATGACACCAACAGGCTTTCAGTGACTCTCAGTAACCAAATTAACATACAGTTCCTTTAGTTTAGAGATCAAttataacataacattttttcTACAAGACTGAGCTCACTGACACATAACAGAAATGCGTCATTGGACGATGTCTAACCACCTGTGGTGTTCGTCTGAAGTCCTGATTCTTGTCTCAACAGGAGCTGTCTGACATGCATCGAGCCAGCCATCAGCACAAAGCACCTGTCCTACCAGAGCTTCCAGCTCTTCGGCTTTGACTTCATGCTGGACGAGAGCTTTAAAGTCTGGCTAATTGAGATCAATGGGGCACCTGCCTGTGCACAGTCAGTACACACTTTTCATTTAtgtaaagaatgtatttgcttcTTGCATCTGTCCCAAAAATGTCAAAATCATGCTTTAGTccttaattttcatatttggtggCTTTATGCATGAATAATTTCACATACTCTTGTGTAGCCACAGGAAGTTTTGgaagacgaaaaaaaaaagagaaaaattttCTAGCTATATTTTTGATGGTAGATTTTACCCTGATGGTGAAGTTGTTAGAAGAAGTGAGTTTCATATAGATTCTAGATGTTTAATAGATGGTAGATATATTATCATTTTCATCAGCATGGGTTAGACTGTTTTTCTGACAATGAATTTTAAACCATGTAATATTGCTTTTCTTCATCTGGCAAATAATTATGTTCTTGCCCAAGTAATTTTTTTACAACATATTTTCCAGAAAGTCAcactttcaagtaaaaaaaaaaaaaaaaaagaataggaatAAATCCCATCTTACATttagaaatattgtaaaatactggTAAAACAAAACGTACTGTATAGAAGCATTATAAACACTTGTATTTGAGTTCTCTTCACTCCATAACAAATCCTTTTAAATGTAACTattcaaaacagaacagaaatgcaaaatgtaaGTATAAAAGAAACATAAATAATAGTGGCATTCATTACAATGTTTGTTATAAATGCCAATCCTAAATGAATTATTTAAAGCCAAACTGAAACTACTGGCGTAAGGGATataaactatacaaataaactttgttcacaaaaaaaacCCAATTAGTGTGCTTTGCACGTTTTGCATGCTTGACTTTAATTTCATTAGTCGTTTTGCAATAATTTAGTATATTTAAGACCATGATTGCAGTTGGTAAAGATTCTCTCCTACAGATGTTTCTCCAGTTATGAAATTGAAGTGTTTATTGATATTTAAGTTTCCTCTCTTGTAGGAAACTCTACCCTGAGCTGTGTCAAGGCATCATGGATGTAGCCATCTCCACAGTCTTCTCTCTGAGTGCAGATGCCATCTTATCCTCACCTCCGTTCTCCACTTCTCCATCTCTGTCCTCCAACTCCTGCTCCTCACCCAAGATCAGAGCGCCCCATCACTTCGGCCCATTCATCAAACTATAAACT
Above is a genomic segment from Carassius carassius chromosome 30, fCarCar2.1, whole genome shotgun sequence containing:
- the LOC132110892 gene encoding tubulin--tyrosine ligase-like; the encoded protein is MSSPMYTFVLRDDNSSVYAEVAKILISTGKWKRLKKDNPRFNLMLGERNRLPFGRLGHEPGLMQLVNYYRGADKLCRKASLVKIVKTSPELKDSCNWFPESYIIYPTNLNTPVAPASNGICHMKSNPKTDEREVFLASYNSRKESGEGTVWIAKSSAGAKGAGILISHDANELLEFIDNQGQVHVIQKYLEKPLLLEPGHRKFDIRSWVLVDHQYNIYLYREGVLRTSSEPYNSSDLQDMTSHLTNHCIQEEHSQNYGRYEEGNEMFFDEFRQYLLTTHSVAMETSILPQIKHIIRSCLTCIEPAISTKHLSYQSFQLFGFDFMLDESFKVWLIEINGAPACAQKLYPELCQGIMDVAISTVFSLSADAILSSPPFSTSPSLSSNSCSSPKIRAPHHFGPFIKL